The genomic interval CAGCTCAATCGAGATCTCCATACCTCCTCATTCCTCCTCCTCTTCAACGCCTTCCTCCACTTCGATCTCCGTGGGAGGTTCTGAAACGGGTGGCGCCTCTTTTGTGTCGGGCCCTTCGCCGCTTTGGAGTTGTTTTTCGTAAAGTTGCCTCCCCTCGATCACGGCCTCCGCCATCTTTGATGCGAAGAGCTGGATGGCGCGAATGGCATCGTCATTGCCCGGAATCACATAGTCGACATCGTCTGGATCGCAGTTGGTGTCGACGATGCCCACCGAAGGGATACCGACCTTGCGGGCCTCACGGACCGCGATCTTCTCTTTTTTGGGATCGACGACGAAGATCGCTCCAGGAAGACGGTTCATATTCTTAATGCCGCCCAGGGACTTTTCCAATCGGGCCTTCTCCTTTTCTATGCCGAGGATCTCTTTTTTGGGGAGGAGATTGTAGATCTCCTCGTTTTTCATCGCTTCGAGTTTCTGGAGACGTTCGATCGACCGCTTGATGGTTTGGAAGTTCGTCAGCATTCCGCCTAACCATCGATGGTTGACGTAGAACATCCCACACCGTTTGGCCTGTTCGGCAATGGTCTCCTGCGCCTGTTTCTTCGTGCCGACGAAGAGGATGTGCTCGCCTCGGGCGGCCACATCCCGGATGAACTGATAGGCCTCTTTGAAGAGCTGGACCGTCTTCTGGAGATCGATGATATAGATTCCGTTCCTCGCGCCGAAGATATAGGGTTTCATCTTCGGATCCCAACGTTTGGTTTCGTGGCCGAAGTGGACCCCTGCCTCCAGAAGCTCCTTCATCGTTACGGTTGACATTGAACCCTCCGTTTTCTTTCCATTCTTCCTCCTCGATGGGTCATAAGTCAAATAGATTTTTTGTTAACACATGCTCTCCCTTTTTTCAAGGGAAAAAAGGCGCAAACCGCCCCGATCTATTTGGGAGAGGAGACCCAAAATAACTCATTGAAATCATAAATGAATTAGGCCATCTTTTGGCTTTCAGGGCAAAGGCGCCCCTCCGGCTCTTTTTTATCCGAAGATTTGATCTAAGTCAATGAGGACAGGTGGCCTATAGATTATTTTAGGGGTGAAGGAGGAGAAAATTATGAAATGTCCCGGACAGGATATGAGATTTTGGAAGCCGGAGGATATCTTTGAAGTACAGTGTCTCAGGTGTGGAAGGGCGGTCGAGTTCTTCAAAGATGATGTGAAGCGCAAATGCCGTTGTGGAGAGGAGATCGTAAATCCCAGGCTGGATTTCGGTTGCGCCCAGTGGTGCGAGTACGGGGAGCAATGCCTCGGCGTCATGCCTAAAGAACTGGAGGATTTGAAAAAGGAGTTGGAGAAAGGACGGTTTAAAGAGAAATTTGCTCAGGCGATGAAGCGATACTTCGGGAAAGACCTTAAACGGATTGCTCACGCTCAGAAGGTGGCCCGGTTTGCAGAAGAAATGGCAAAGAAAGAAGGGGCGAACCCCCTGGTGGTCTTGGGGAGTGCCTATCTTCACGAGGTCGGAATTTATGAAGCCGAAAGGAAGCACGCATCCCTTACGTCAGAAGGCCCCCCGATCGTAAAAGATCTCTTAAAACGGATGAACCTCAAAGAGGAGGTCATCGAGGAGATCTGTGACATCATTGCTCATCTCAGCCAACCAAGACCGGTTGAGACCCTGAACTTTCAGATCCTTTATGAGGCCAACTGGCTGGTCAAAATCGAGGAAGAAGGGCTTGGACACGATAAAGGAAAACTCGAAACGTTGATTGAAAAGGTTTTCCAAACTGATTCGGGAAAGGCCTTGGCGATAGCCCTTTATTTACAGGCTCCTTGATCGCTTCGATCGGGTCCTCCAAATCGGTGAACCGATCATAGAGCGTGGTTGGGGGTCTCGTTTTTGATTGGCCATCCGCATCGATCCGGTTAAGCCAAATGTCTTGACAAGGCCGAGGAGAATTTAGCACAATTTCATCACTCCAAGGATGCCCCCTATCCGTCGAGGGCCCACGTAGCTCAACGGCAGAGCTGCTGATTTGTAATCAGCGGGTTGGCGGTTCAAATCCGTCCGTGGGCTCCAATGATTTCAATAGGTTACCCTTTTCTACACCACCTCCTGCTTAGCAAACCCTTCTAATTTTGGGCTTCTCCTGATCCTATTTAGCGTATCCACTCCCCCCGACTTTCAGGATGATGATGCACCTACCCGGAGTCATATTTGGAGCCCTGTTTCCCAACAGTGTTTGGGAAATAAAAGGGAAGGTTTTGGGCGAGGGGGCATGCGATTGCGGGATTTTAAAACCTTCTTGAATCAGACCAATGAAAGGAAGCTGCGGGAGAGCTTACCGCCGGTTTGGGGGCAGGGCTCGATTCTTCCCCTCTGAGCCCAGAGGGATATCGAGACCTGCCCACGATTACCTTCATTTCTTCGCTTTGGCCCTCAGTTCGGCCGCCTTTTCTTTGATTTCGGTCAGGCTCTGTTGCATCTTGCTCCAGCCATACCAGAGGGCGTAGTCCGGGTTGGCATGGAAGGTTCCCTGGAAGGTTCTCATCCGGTGCTCGAGGAACATGACGAAGAGTTTCTGTTCGATGACGGTCGGGGCATCATGGAAGGTGAGAAGATCGGGGAAGGGATGGGCATAGTTTTTGGGTTTCTGCAGGATTCCCTCCTTATAGAGGTCGGCCACGGTCCGGATCGCCTCGGCCAAGAGACGATCCGCATCCCTGATCATCTGATCTCCCTTTTCCAGTTCGGCCTTTGCGAAATTGGCGGAATGGCATTTGTTGCAGGCCTTAAGCATCTTGTCCCGTTCTTTCTGCCAGGCCTCCTGGGTCAACCGGGCGACGTCGGCCGCCTTTACGACCTCAAGCCTGGCCGTCGGTTTTCCCTCGGGATCGAGGACGCCGAGACCCTGAAGGATGGTGGCGCGGTCCGCGGCCCACTGTTTGTCCTCCGGCATGGGTAATCGCACTGCCAAAAATCCCCAGGCGGTCCTGACCTCATGATTCCCATCCTGCATATGGCAGGTCTGGCAGGTTGGGGCTGAGGCCGTCGGGGGAAGGGTCTTATTCTGTTTCAAGAGATACCGCACCCCGTGCTTAGAACTGGAGTACATCTCCCACTGGGGATGGTCAAAACCCATGTGGCAGGTCTGACAGGCCTGGGGCTGTCTGGCTTCCACGACGGAAAAGGTGTGCCGGGTATGACAGGCATCGCAGGAGGCCACCCCGAATCCCGCTCCGTTCTTTTTGAGCTCTTTGATCTCGGCTTCGCTCTTGATTCCGATCTTATGGCAACCGCCGCAGCCCTTCATCCCCTCCATCAACGCCATGGGTTGCCAGTGGGCGGTGGGCATGGCCTTCATGGCGGCCCAGGCTGCAGCATGTTTTCCGGCCCTGAATTCCTTAACCCGTTTGGCGTGACAGGTGGCACAGGTATCGGGGGTGGGGATCTTGGCCTTGGCCACGTCTTTCGATGTCTTGTGATCGCTTCCATGGCAAACGGTGCAATCGACCTTGTTTTTGCTGTGCTTGCTCAGCTGCCAGTCGTTGACAATCCCCGGGGTCACCTTTTTGTGGCACTCCACACAGACCTGAGCAAAAGCGGCGGTGGCAAAAAGAACACCAAGGAGCGAGACGAAGATTGTTCTGACCATCCTATTTCCCCCTTTCCATGGAGATTAAGAAATTTTCAGAGGTCGAAGAAGACTTCGCATAAAGAGGTCTTTTTTTAAGAGGCAAGGAAGGCCACCCTTTCGGAGCAATCCTTCAAGAGATGGTAGGCGGAGCCCCCCTGCATCAGGATCTTTAACATGAGGTCAGGATTCAAAATCCTTACCCCTGCCATCACCCGGACCCCTCTTTTGAAGAAGGCATCGGGGAGGAGACTGGCCGTGGGGCCGATAATGGCTGTCCGCGATCCCTTGTCAATCGATGATAGAATGGAGTCGATCGTATGGTTGACGAGGGCTGTACCCGTTATGATCACCACCTGGGCATTTTCGATGGCCCCCTTCATCTCTGTCTCGGGGATGAAATACCTCATCTCGTCCGGCCTCAGGGCCGCCTGGTTTTTTTCGACGACATAGAAGGGGATTCCCATCACCTTGAGCCTCTTGATGTAGGGACCAAAGGCCCCCACCAAGGTGACCCTCTCATGGGGTTGGATGTTCAGGAGGTCGAACCCGTCGACCTCCTTCATCACCTTATAGTCTTTTTCTTGTTGAGATTCGACGATCCATTGTGAAAGGGCGTTGAGGGCCGCGATGCCGATGGCGCTTTTCAGCACGTTCGGATCAAGCGCGAAGGGGACGATTTCCGAGACCGGTCTTCCATCGAGGGCTCCTGCCGGAGGCATCCGGCTGGCAGAGGTCGGACAGCAGACGGCCTCCGGGATCTCTCCGATGGGCGTGAAGGCACAACCCCCGTGGCCCGTCGAAAGCTTCACGCCCGTAAAGAAGATCCCTATGACCAGATCCTCCACCCGGATTTCGTTCAGGGGGACAGGGGACTTTTCCTCGATGATCTCGATCGTTTCCGAAAGGACCGAAAGGGGCATCCCATACTCCAACGAATTCAAATCTCTTTTGGGAGAGGTTCTCGGCCCGCCACGAAGAAATCCTTAACAAAGATCAGGACGCCGATCAAGAACCCCAGGCCGAAGACGGCCCTGAAGATCCAGAAGTAGTGGTTGTAAGCACTCTTCACCGTCACATAGTCGAGGCCCATTACCCTCTCGAGATAGCTCTGGACCAGGCCCGCGCCGGTCAAACTGAAGGTGATGAAGATCATTGAGACCGTCATCCACCAGAAGGCCACATACCCTCTGGATTGGTTGAATTGCTTGACGCCCCTCAAGCCGGGAAGGGCAATGTAGATCATGGCCAGGACGAGAAGGGCATAGGCGCCATAGAAGGCGATGTGACCATGGGCCGTGGTGATCTGGGTTCCGTGGGTATATTTGTTCACTTGGGGTAAGGTGTGAAAAACGCCCCAGAGGCCCGCGCCCACAAAGTTGAAGAAGACATGGGAGACGGTATAAAAGAGGCCCACCCTGTTATCCACCGGTTTGGCTGCCAGTTTCGTCGTCCGGAAGGCGTCCCAGACCATCAACACAAGGGGAACCGGCTCCAGGGCGCTGAAGATCCCGCCAATCCAGAGCCAGTAAGGAGGCGTCCCGATCCAGTAATAATGGTGTCCGAGGCCCAAGATCCCCGTGAACATGACGAGCCCGACCTCAATATACATCCATTTCGCCAGCAGGGTCCGATCGGCCCCGAGGAGTTTGTGAAGGCTGAAGGCCAGGAAGGCCGCGGCGATGAGTTCCCATGCCCCCTCCACCCATAAATGGATCACCCACCACCACCAGAATTGGTCCATGATCATGTTTTTCGTGTAAAAGACGCCGGGGAGATACATGAGGGCCAAGAAGAGATTTCCCGCCAAGAGGACCCCTTGGACATCAGTAAACCGCTTCGTCTTCAAGACCGTCATGGCGTTGTTGAAGAGGAAGAGGAGGACCGAGATGACGATCAGAATATCCGCCCATCTGGGGGCCTCGACATATTCCCGGCCTTCGTTGAGGAGAAGGGTTCCGAAGACCGTGATGTTGGCCTGGGGATAGAAACCCATCACAATATAACCGACCACGACCAGCCCCACAGTCAGGATGGTGGCCCAAAATTGGAACTTGGCCAGGGGGATGCTCCAGAGTTCAGTCTCGGATTCCTCGACGATGACATAGTAAGAGGCCCCCATGAAGCCTAACAGGAGCCAGACTACGAGGGCGTTGATGTGAAGGGTTCGAACGGTGTTGAAATTGAGGAAGAAGAAATCGGGCCAGACAAACTGGAGGGCGGCGATGATGCCGACGAGGACCTGAACCAGGAAGAGGAGAACGGCAGAGATGAAGAAATTGTTGGCGATTTTATGGCTCTCGTATTCCATGGTCATCCTCCTTTTACTGAAGGGTCAAGAGGTAATCGGTCAGTTCTTTCAATTCTTGTTCGCTCAGGTGGGCGAAGCTCGGCATGGCCGAACCCGCTTTTACCGAGGCGGGATTTTTGAGATACTGGGTCAACGGCTCAGCCTTCCATTTGGGTCCGACCCGGGTGAGATCGGGCCCTGCAGTCCCACCGATCCCTGCGATCATATGGCAGGCGGCGCAGTTCTGCTTCTGATAGATAAGCTGACCAGGAGTTGACTCCACCCGCGCCACCGCAGCGGCCAAGACCGGTTTCGGAGGCCATTTATTGGTGTCCACCTGGGAGGTCCACTCCAGGAGGGCGATCAGATGGTCCGCCTCTTTTTCGGTAAGCCCTAATTTGGGCATGGCCGCTTTCGGGTTGATGGCGCGGGGGTCCAGGATGAACTTTTTTAAAAAATCTTTGGGTTTTCGTTTGGCCACAGTGGTCATATCCGGGGCAAAATAGGAACCGTTGCCCATGATCGTATGGCACCCGATGCAGTCATATTTGTGCCAGACCTTTTTCCCCGCATCGATCTCGGCGGTGATGGCCGGTGCCCGTTTTGGAACCTGGATCAGGGTGTCGATCGTGAGGACCACCAAAACGAGAAAGAAAAAGAGGCTCCCAAAGATGAAGAAATTCTTGGCCGCTTTCCTGCTCATATAGACCTCCTTAGGAATGGATAAAAGGGTAGGGCATTCCGCCTTGATTTCAAAAATCCCCCGAGTCGACATAAAAATCCTTGACTTAAGTCAAAAAGGACCACGAGGGTTCTTTTAAGGGTCGGGGGATCGTATTGTGGGTGAAGGAGCGCGATGAATTTGACTTCGTGATTCTCAACGACGAGTCGATGACCGGGAGAGGATTCAGTGAGTCAGGGATATCCGAAATAGGGAGCGGCCCTATGGGTCGGGAAACGGTGGCACGGCAGGAAGATCGGGAGGTTAAGGTTTCCCTTCCGCCTAAGGCCGATACCTTTCCGGTGTGGGAGGGGAGAGGGTTGGATTTGGGAGATTGAGAACGGTTCCTAAGGGCGGTCCTTCGGTTTTAGGATGAGTTATCGAAGGTCAACCGTCAGGTAGGGTTTCAGGTTAATCCACTTTTTCTCGCCGATGCCCTTCACCTCTTTCAACTCCTCGACCGAACGAAATCCCCTTCTTCTCTCCCGGTAGGCGACGATCTCCCGGGCCAGGGACTCCCCGATCCCCGGAAGGAGGCAGAGGTCTTCGGCCGTGGCCCGGTTCAGGTCGAGGGGGAGGCGATACAAGAGAAGTTTTCTGGCCTCCATCCTTCCGATCTCGATCCTGATCGTCCTTCCACTCTTGGCCGCGCCTTCATCCGGAGACAACGAAGGGGAAGGACGAACCGTCACGAGGGTTCCTGATTCCAAAAGGAGCGACGATGAATCCTCATCCAACCAGGCGGGTTCTTTCAACCCCCTTGCCACCTGGATCACTTCCTTGAGCCGGGGAGGGCTGGAAAAGGTGTAGATCCCGGGTCGGTGGACCTCCCCTTCCACTTCAACGACGATCTCGTTCCGATCCTGTTCGGAGGGGAGAAGGGAGGAAGGGTGAAACTTGATATAGAAGAGGCCGAGAAGAAAGGAGGCCAGCCCGAAGAGGATCCACTGATCGGTAAGGGAAAGGGATTTCCTTATGGGCAGATGACGCCAGAGGGGAGGCTGGTCATAGGAGGTTAGGAGGGTTCGAATTCTGAGAAGGGCCTTTCGAAAAAGCCTACCCATTTTCC from Thermodesulfobacteriota bacterium carries:
- a CDS encoding cbb3-type cytochrome c oxidase subunit I; this translates as MEYESHKIANNFFISAVLLFLVQVLVGIIAALQFVWPDFFFLNFNTVRTLHINALVVWLLLGFMGASYYVIVEESETELWSIPLAKFQFWATILTVGLVVVGYIVMGFYPQANITVFGTLLLNEGREYVEAPRWADILIVISVLLFLFNNAMTVLKTKRFTDVQGVLLAGNLFLALMYLPGVFYTKNMIMDQFWWWWVIHLWVEGAWELIAAAFLAFSLHKLLGADRTLLAKWMYIEVGLVMFTGILGLGHHYYWIGTPPYWLWIGGIFSALEPVPLVLMVWDAFRTTKLAAKPVDNRVGLFYTVSHVFFNFVGAGLWGVFHTLPQVNKYTHGTQITTAHGHIAFYGAYALLVLAMIYIALPGLRGVKQFNQSRGYVAFWWMTVSMIFITFSLTGAGLVQSYLERVMGLDYVTVKSAYNHYFWIFRAVFGLGFLIGVLIFVKDFFVAGREPLPKEI
- a CDS encoding cytochrome C encodes the protein MVRTIFVSLLGVLFATAAFAQVCVECHKKVTPGIVNDWQLSKHSKNKVDCTVCHGSDHKTSKDVAKAKIPTPDTCATCHAKRVKEFRAGKHAAAWAAMKAMPTAHWQPMALMEGMKGCGGCHKIGIKSEAEIKELKKNGAGFGVASCDACHTRHTFSVVEARQPQACQTCHMGFDHPQWEMYSSSKHGVRYLLKQNKTLPPTASAPTCQTCHMQDGNHEVRTAWGFLAVRLPMPEDKQWAADRATILQGLGVLDPEGKPTARLEVVKAADVARLTQEAWQKERDKMLKACNKCHSANFAKAELEKGDQMIRDADRLLAEAIRTVADLYKEGILQKPKNYAHPFPDLLTFHDAPTVIEQKLFVMFLEHRMRTFQGTFHANPDYALWYGWSKMQQSLTEIKEKAAELRAKAKK
- a CDS encoding helix-hairpin-helix domain-containing protein is translated as MGRLFRKALLRIRTLLTSYDQPPLWRHLPIRKSLSLTDQWILFGLASFLLGLFYIKFHPSSLLPSEQDRNEIVVEVEGEVHRPGIYTFSSPPRLKEVIQVARGLKEPAWLDEDSSSLLLESGTLVTVRPSPSLSPDEGAAKSGRTIRIEIGRMEARKLLLYRLPLDLNRATAEDLCLLPGIGESLAREIVAYRERRRGFRSVEELKEVKGIGEKKWINLKPYLTVDLR
- a CDS encoding cytochrome c, giving the protein MSRKAAKNFFIFGSLFFFLVLVVLTIDTLIQVPKRAPAITAEIDAGKKVWHKYDCIGCHTIMGNGSYFAPDMTTVAKRKPKDFLKKFILDPRAINPKAAMPKLGLTEKEADHLIALLEWTSQVDTNKWPPKPVLAAAVARVESTPGQLIYQKQNCAACHMIAGIGGTAGPDLTRVGPKWKAEPLTQYLKNPASVKAGSAMPSFAHLSEQELKELTDYLLTLQ
- the rpsB gene encoding 30S ribosomal protein S2, with the protein product MSTVTMKELLEAGVHFGHETKRWDPKMKPYIFGARNGIYIIDLQKTVQLFKEAYQFIRDVAARGEHILFVGTKKQAQETIAEQAKRCGMFYVNHRWLGGMLTNFQTIKRSIERLQKLEAMKNEEIYNLLPKKEILGIEKEKARLEKSLGGIKNMNRLPGAIFVVDPKKEKIAVREARKVGIPSVGIVDTNCDPDDVDYVIPGNDDAIRAIQLFASKMAEAVIEGRQLYEKQLQSGEGPDTKEAPPVSEPPTEIEVEEGVEEEEE
- a CDS encoding DUF364 domain-containing protein; the protein is MPLSVLSETIEIIEEKSPVPLNEIRVEDLVIGIFFTGVKLSTGHGGCAFTPIGEIPEAVCCPTSASRMPPAGALDGRPVSEIVPFALDPNVLKSAIGIAALNALSQWIVESQQEKDYKVMKEVDGFDLLNIQPHERVTLVGAFGPYIKRLKVMGIPFYVVEKNQAALRPDEMRYFIPETEMKGAIENAQVVIITGTALVNHTIDSILSSIDKGSRTAIIGPTASLLPDAFFKRGVRVMAGVRILNPDLMLKILMQGGSAYHLLKDCSERVAFLAS
- a CDS encoding HD domain-containing protein encodes the protein MRFWKPEDIFEVQCLRCGRAVEFFKDDVKRKCRCGEEIVNPRLDFGCAQWCEYGEQCLGVMPKELEDLKKELEKGRFKEKFAQAMKRYFGKDLKRIAHAQKVARFAEEMAKKEGANPLVVLGSAYLHEVGIYEAERKHASLTSEGPPIVKDLLKRMNLKEEVIEEICDIIAHLSQPRPVETLNFQILYEANWLVKIEEEGLGHDKGKLETLIEKVFQTDSGKALAIALYLQAP